A stretch of the Staphylococcus sp. NRL 16/872 genome encodes the following:
- a CDS encoding D-alanine--D-alanine ligase, which yields MVKENICIVYGGKSAEHDVSILTAQNVLNAIDKDKYLVDIIYITNDGQWKKKDNIVEKIESVEELHLSDIDAGEITLLLKESSDGKAYDAVFPLLHGPNGEDGTIQGLFEVLDLPYVGNGVLAASSSMDKLVMKQLFEHRGLPQLPYISFLRSEYEKYQGNIIKLVNDKLTYPVFVKPANLGSSVGISKCNNEEELKAGIAEAFQFDRKLVIEQGINAREVEVAVLGNDYPETTWPGEVIKDVAFYDYKSKYKDGKISLQIPAKLDEEVQTTLRNMALEAFKATDCSGLVRADFFVTEDNQIFINETNAMPGFTAFSMYPSLWENMGLSYSDLITKLIDLAKERHEDKKKNKYTID from the coding sequence ATGGTAAAAGAAAATATTTGTATCGTATATGGTGGTAAAAGTGCTGAACATGATGTTTCGATTTTAACTGCGCAAAATGTATTAAATGCGATTGATAAAGACAAATATTTAGTTGATATTATTTATATCACTAATGACGGACAATGGAAGAAAAAAGATAATATAGTTGAAAAAATTGAATCAGTAGAAGAACTTCATTTATCAGACATTGATGCTGGAGAAATCACATTATTATTAAAAGAAAGTAGTGATGGAAAAGCATATGACGCTGTATTCCCATTATTACATGGTCCAAACGGTGAAGACGGTACGATCCAAGGTTTATTCGAAGTGCTTGATTTACCTTATGTTGGGAACGGTGTATTAGCCGCTTCAAGCTCTATGGACAAATTAGTAATGAAACAATTATTTGAACACCGTGGTTTACCTCAATTACCTTATATTAGCTTCTTAAGAAGTGAGTATGAAAAATATCAAGGTAATATCATTAAACTCGTTAATGACAAGCTTACATATCCTGTCTTTGTTAAACCAGCTAACCTTGGTTCAAGTGTTGGTATTAGTAAATGTAATAATGAAGAAGAATTAAAAGCAGGTATTGCGGAAGCTTTCCAATTTGACCGTAAATTAGTCATCGAACAAGGTATTAATGCACGTGAGGTTGAAGTAGCAGTCCTAGGCAACGATTATCCAGAAACTACATGGCCTGGGGAAGTTATCAAAGATGTCGCTTTCTACGACTATAAATCTAAATATAAAGACGGCAAAATCTCACTACAAATTCCTGCAAAATTAGATGAAGAAGTTCAAACCACTTTAAGAAATATGGCACTTGAAGCCTTCAAAGCTACAGATTGCTCTGGTTTAGTGCGTGCAGATTTCTTCGTTACAGAAGATAATCAAATCTTCATAAATGAAACAAATGCAATGCCAGGCTTCACTGCATTTAGTATGTATCCAAGTCTTTGGGAGAATATGGGCTTATCTTACTCAGACTTAATCACTAAATTAATCGACTTAGCCAAAGAGCGTCACGAAGATAAAAAGAAAAATAAATACACAATCGATTAA
- the murF gene encoding UDP-N-acetylmuramoyl-tripeptide--D-alanyl-D-alanine ligase: MIEVSLKDIQNWIPCDIDDQYLNQTIKGITIDSRAIKEDMLFIPFKGENVDGHRFVAQALQDGAGASFYEKGHDIDANISGPIIWVEDTLTALQQLAKAYLKHVNPKVIGVTGSNGKTTTKDMIESVLHTEFKVKKTQGNYNNEIGLPLTILELDNDTEISILEMGMSGFHEIELLSTIAEPDIAVITNIGESHMQDLGSREGIAKAKSEITIGLKEGGTFIYDGDEPLLAPHVEKVDNAKLISIGLNSDNVLVCEVKNSKNDGIAFDINGEEHYELPILGIHNMKNAAIAIAIGHELGLDYETIQRNINNVQLTGMRMERHVTDNEITVINDAYNASPTSMKAAIDTLSNMHGRKILVLADSLELGENSQRMHEEVGAHLEDKGIHTLLTYGTDAQFISNVGGQFVENVAHFSNKDELTAYLKSHLISQDKVLVKGSRGNKLEEVVNQII; the protein is encoded by the coding sequence ATGATAGAAGTTTCATTAAAAGATATTCAAAACTGGATACCTTGTGATATTGATGATCAATACTTAAATCAAACCATCAAAGGTATCACAATCGATTCACGTGCGATTAAAGAAGACATGCTATTTATTCCTTTTAAAGGAGAGAACGTTGATGGCCATCGTTTTGTAGCACAAGCGTTGCAAGATGGTGCCGGCGCTTCTTTTTATGAAAAAGGGCATGACATTGACGCAAACATTAGTGGGCCAATTATTTGGGTGGAAGATACATTAACTGCATTACAACAATTAGCGAAAGCTTATTTAAAACATGTAAATCCTAAAGTTATCGGTGTTACAGGATCAAATGGTAAAACAACTACGAAAGATATGATTGAAAGTGTGTTGCATACTGAATTTAAAGTTAAAAAGACACAAGGCAATTATAATAACGAAATTGGTTTACCATTAACCATCTTAGAATTAGATAACGATACAGAAATTTCCATTTTAGAGATGGGTATGTCAGGTTTCCATGAAATCGAATTGTTATCGACGATAGCTGAGCCAGACATTGCTGTGATAACAAATATTGGTGAATCACACATGCAAGATTTAGGATCACGTGAAGGCATTGCTAAAGCTAAATCAGAAATTACGATTGGCCTAAAAGAAGGTGGCACATTTATTTATGACGGCGACGAACCATTGTTAGCGCCTCACGTTGAGAAAGTTGATAATGCTAAATTAATTAGTATTGGCTTAAATTCGGATAATGTTTTAGTTTGCGAAGTGAAGAATAGTAAAAATGATGGTATCGCTTTTGATATTAATGGTGAAGAACATTACGAATTACCTATTTTAGGTATCCATAATATGAAGAATGCTGCTATCGCTATTGCAATAGGTCATGAACTTGGATTAGATTATGAAACTATTCAACGTAATATTAATAATGTACAACTGACTGGCATGCGTATGGAACGTCATGTGACTGATAATGAAATTACAGTGATTAATGATGCTTATAATGCGAGCCCTACAAGTATGAAAGCAGCCATTGATACCTTAAGCAATATGCACGGACGTAAAATCTTAGTGCTTGCTGACTCGTTAGAATTAGGTGAGAATAGCCAACGTATGCACGAAGAGGTTGGTGCACATCTTGAAGATAAAGGCATTCATACCTTGCTTACTTACGGCACAGATGCTCAATTTATTAGTAATGTAGGTGGTCAATTTGTTGAAAATGTGGCACACTTCTCAAACAAAGATGAATTGACAGCTTATTTAAAATCTCATTTAATCTCTCAGGACAAAGTTTTAGTCAAAGGTTCACGAGGAAATAAGCTTGAAGAAGTTGTAAATCAAATTATTTAA